A region of Kribbella sp. NBC_01245 DNA encodes the following proteins:
- a CDS encoding DUF222 domain-containing protein: protein MERLRVYGGEGCPPIAEFCAQEFGWRLGMSHGAAAAYLGEALALRHRFPKTLAQVLAGNAEAWRARSIARTCLSLSLAAAGIVDAKIHAIINTVTPSRLKVFVKAAKMQADPAKAQADADLYARQRGVWLGQSNDHGTKSVIARTATGDAIRFDAAVDELAEILAQEGEPGSHQQLRAKAVGLLADPAVALDLREHGRRKARKNAAQTTEGFAEHCTSGSDHGSGSDHEYSDGEHGNGQFECGKGDTGGDKARTAGTRGPQQAPGGHTADGDGDGDVAVDRLVAGFKARNRSRGLGRAPHTFYVHISQESLASGQGIVRVEGIGPMLVSDLKELIAGDAVTLKPVIDLREQLSAGSYEIPQRIREWVKLRYPTPMEPWSTGETTFSTDLDHVVPYDKNGPPGQTSTRNLLPVTRTPHRAKTHGGLRNALLPDGSVEWTTPRGARYLVDHTGTHYLGQVNLTTGELTPPPQPRPPRPPRPKREKREKREKREKREKREKREKRAKTTGKNHLRLVDLSTEETPQDTA, encoded by the coding sequence GTGGAACGGCTGCGCGTGTATGGCGGTGAAGGCTGCCCGCCGATCGCCGAATTCTGCGCCCAGGAATTCGGCTGGCGCCTCGGCATGTCCCACGGCGCCGCGGCCGCCTACCTCGGCGAAGCCCTCGCGCTGCGCCACCGGTTCCCGAAAACCCTCGCCCAGGTCCTGGCCGGCAACGCCGAAGCCTGGCGGGCCCGCTCGATCGCCCGCACCTGCCTATCCCTGAGTTTGGCCGCGGCCGGCATCGTGGACGCCAAGATCCACGCCATCATCAACACCGTCACTCCGTCACGGCTGAAGGTGTTCGTGAAGGCGGCCAAAATGCAGGCCGACCCCGCCAAAGCCCAAGCCGACGCCGACCTCTACGCCCGCCAACGCGGCGTCTGGCTCGGCCAATCCAACGACCACGGCACCAAATCCGTCATCGCCCGCACCGCAACCGGTGACGCGATCCGTTTCGATGCCGCCGTCGACGAACTGGCCGAGATCTTGGCGCAGGAGGGCGAGCCCGGCTCCCATCAGCAACTCCGGGCCAAGGCCGTCGGACTGCTGGCCGACCCCGCCGTCGCCCTGGACCTGCGCGAACACGGCCGCCGCAAGGCCCGCAAGAACGCCGCCCAGACCACTGAGGGCTTCGCAGAACACTGCACCAGCGGCAGCGACCATGGCAGCGGCAGCGACCACGAATACAGCGACGGCGAGCACGGCAACGGCCAGTTCGAGTGCGGCAAGGGTGACACCGGCGGCGATAAGGCGCGCACCGCCGGTACACGCGGCCCACAGCAGGCACCCGGCGGCCACACCGCCGATGGCGACGGCGACGGCGACGTGGCGGTAGACCGGTTGGTTGCCGGCTTCAAGGCCCGTAACCGCAGCCGCGGTCTCGGGCGGGCACCGCACACCTTCTACGTACACATCAGCCAGGAATCACTCGCCAGCGGTCAAGGGATCGTCCGGGTCGAAGGCATCGGCCCGATGCTGGTCTCAGACCTGAAAGAACTCATCGCCGGTGACGCCGTCACCCTCAAGCCAGTGATCGATCTGCGTGAACAGCTCAGTGCTGGTTCCTACGAAATTCCGCAACGGATCAGGGAATGGGTGAAACTGCGCTACCCAACCCCAATGGAGCCCTGGTCCACCGGCGAAACCACCTTCTCCACCGACCTCGACCACGTCGTGCCCTACGACAAGAACGGCCCACCAGGCCAAACGAGCACCCGGAACCTGCTTCCGGTGACACGCACACCCCACCGGGCCAAAACCCACGGTGGCCTGCGTAATGCCCTCCTGCCCGACGGCAGCGTCGAATGGACCACCCCACGCGGCGCCCGCTACCTGGTCGACCACACCGGCACCCACTACCTCGGCCAGGTCAACCTCACCACCGGCGAACTCACACCTCCACCCCAACCACGACCACCACGACCACCACGACCGAAACGAGAGAAACGAGAGAAACGAGAGAAACGAGAGAAACGAGAGAAACGAGAGAAACGAGAGAAACGAGCAAAGACAACAGGCAAGAACCATCTGCGCCTAGTCGACCTCAGTACGGAGGAAACGCCGCAAGACACCGCCTGA
- a CDS encoding proline--tRNA ligase — protein MILRMSSLFLRTLREDPADAEVPSHRLLVRAGYIRRAAPGIYTWLPLGLKVLRNVEKIVREEMDAIGAQELVFPALLPREPYEATGRWTEYGPNLFRLTDRKGADYLLGPTHEEMFTLTVKDLYSSYKDLPLSIYQIQNKYRDEARPRAGVLRGREFVMKDSYSFDIDQDGLQASYDRHREAYIKIFDRLGFDYVIVKAMSGAMGGSASEEFLAIAENGEDTFVRSPGGYAANVEAVVVPQAAPVDASSVPAAEVVDTPDTPTIDTLVDALNAKHARTDGRAWTAADTLKNVVVMLLHPDGKREPLAIGVPGDRAIDEKRLGAQVEPAEVVAFDEADFAKIPALAKGYIGPGVLGKENASGIRYLLDPRIAEGSAWVTGADKTGFHVINLVYGRDFTADGTIQAAEVRKGDEAPDGSGPLDAARGIEMGHIFQLGKKYAEALDLKVLDQNGKLVTVTMGSYGVGVTRAVAAIAEGNHDEFGLVWPREIAPADVHLVATGKDAELFEKAAAIAAELESRGLSVLYDDREKVSPGVKFKDAELIGVPTIAVVGKGLADGVIEVKDRRTGTRSDIPVADLVDHLVSVVRG, from the coding sequence GTGATTCTGCGTATGTCGTCGCTGTTCCTCCGAACCCTTCGCGAGGACCCGGCGGACGCGGAGGTCCCGAGCCACCGGCTGCTCGTCCGCGCGGGGTACATCCGGCGTGCCGCGCCCGGTATCTACACCTGGCTGCCGCTGGGTCTGAAGGTGCTGCGCAACGTCGAGAAGATCGTCCGCGAGGAGATGGACGCGATCGGCGCGCAGGAGCTGGTCTTCCCCGCGCTGCTGCCCCGCGAGCCCTACGAGGCGACCGGCCGCTGGACCGAGTACGGGCCGAACCTGTTCCGCCTGACCGATCGGAAGGGCGCCGACTACCTGCTCGGACCGACGCACGAAGAGATGTTCACCCTGACGGTGAAGGACCTCTACTCGTCGTACAAGGACTTGCCGCTGTCGATCTACCAGATCCAGAACAAGTACCGCGACGAGGCCCGGCCGCGTGCCGGGGTGCTGCGCGGGCGCGAGTTCGTGATGAAGGACTCGTACTCGTTCGACATCGACCAGGACGGTCTGCAGGCGTCGTACGACCGGCACCGCGAGGCGTACATCAAGATCTTCGACCGCCTCGGCTTCGACTACGTGATCGTCAAGGCGATGTCCGGCGCGATGGGCGGTTCGGCCTCGGAGGAGTTCCTGGCCATCGCGGAGAACGGTGAGGACACGTTCGTCCGCAGCCCCGGCGGTTACGCGGCGAACGTCGAGGCCGTCGTGGTGCCGCAGGCCGCGCCCGTCGACGCGTCCAGCGTGCCCGCCGCCGAGGTGGTCGACACCCCGGACACGCCCACCATCGACACGCTGGTCGACGCGCTGAACGCGAAGCACGCCCGCACCGACGGCCGTGCCTGGACCGCCGCCGACACGTTGAAGAATGTCGTCGTCATGCTGCTTCACCCCGACGGCAAGCGTGAGCCGTTGGCCATCGGCGTGCCCGGTGACCGCGCCATCGACGAGAAGCGCCTCGGCGCCCAGGTCGAGCCGGCCGAGGTCGTCGCGTTCGACGAGGCCGACTTCGCCAAGATCCCCGCGCTCGCCAAGGGGTACATCGGCCCCGGCGTGCTCGGCAAGGAGAACGCGTCCGGGATCCGCTACCTGCTCGACCCCCGCATTGCCGAGGGTTCGGCGTGGGTCACGGGTGCGGACAAGACCGGCTTCCACGTCATCAATCTGGTGTACGGCCGCGACTTCACCGCCGACGGCACGATCCAGGCCGCCGAGGTGCGCAAGGGGGACGAGGCGCCGGACGGTTCGGGTCCGCTCGACGCCGCCCGCGGGATCGAGATGGGGCACATCTTCCAGCTCGGCAAGAAGTACGCCGAGGCCCTCGACCTCAAGGTGCTCGACCAGAACGGCAAGCTCGTCACCGTCACCATGGGCTCGTACGGCGTCGGCGTCACTCGCGCCGTCGCGGCCATTGCCGAGGGCAACCATGACGAGTTCGGCCTGGTCTGGCCACGCGAGATCGCGCCCGCCGACGTCCACCTGGTGGCCACCGGCAAGGACGCCGAGCTCTTCGAAAAGGCGGCCGCCATCGCCGCCGAGCTCGAGTCCCGCGGTCTGAGCGTGCTGTACGACGACCGCGAGAAGGTCTCACCCGGCGTGAAGTTCAAGGACGCCGAGCTCATCGGCGTACCCACCATCGCCGTAGTCGGCAAGGGCCTCGCGGACGGCGTCATCGAGGTCAAGGACCGCCGCACCGGCACCCGCTCCGACATCCCCGTCGCCGACCTCGTCGACCACCTGGTCTCCGTAGTCCGCGGCTGA
- a CDS encoding DoxX family protein, with translation MARSRSTTGLAALLGLSGVLHFVKPEPYVRIVPRQLPRKKELVYVSGVAEVVCAVGLLHPRTRRVAGLASAGLLAAIFPANVQMALDLNRKGSPKAKAIGFGRLPLQIPLIRAALKASREA, from the coding sequence ATGGCGAGAAGCAGGAGTACGACGGGGCTGGCGGCGTTACTGGGGTTGAGCGGGGTGTTGCACTTCGTGAAGCCCGAGCCGTACGTGCGGATCGTGCCGCGGCAGTTGCCTCGCAAGAAGGAGCTGGTCTACGTGTCCGGCGTCGCCGAGGTGGTTTGCGCGGTCGGGCTGCTGCATCCGCGGACCCGGCGGGTGGCGGGGCTGGCGAGTGCGGGTCTGCTGGCGGCGATCTTCCCGGCGAACGTGCAGATGGCGCTCGACCTCAACCGGAAGGGCTCGCCCAAGGCGAAGGCGATCGGATTCGGCCGGCTGCCGCTGCAGATCCCGCTGATCCGGGCCGCGCTGAAGGCTTCCCGGGAGGCCTAG
- a CDS encoding M14 family zinc carboxypeptidase gives MRKTIATLAGLTAVALSVTGFTFDPSPTPAAPVPAADPAYYSLRLPLGLSVADLTRLGFDVGHGHGSRPVLVATPSEADRLRSLGITLGKIGEVYQPIPAGRSARAADGTTFYGGYHTPVGHEQHNAAVAKAFPNLVSLFDIGDSWKKTKGTGGHDIQALCITKKQAGDCELNTTGKKPKFILHAQIHARELATGELAYRWIDHLVNSYGKDADITALVDSRELWVVPMANPDGVDIVASNPSKPILQRKNANNTRDCGVGSTGVDLNRNSSFEWDVNEGGPCDETNPGSGPASEPETLAIQGLVNRITRDTKGDVDEPAAAETNAVFISLHSYGNDILAPWGYTNDEAPNRPALVALGKKMSAFNGYPVTTGDGGVGYFAPGATDDWAYGTRGLPAYTFEVGPGSGACAGFLPSYTCMDSTFWPKNKGAFIYAAKAAAKPYGTLPR, from the coding sequence ATGCGTAAGACGATCGCCACCTTGGCCGGCCTCACAGCCGTCGCCTTGTCTGTCACCGGTTTCACCTTCGACCCGTCACCGACGCCCGCTGCACCTGTTCCCGCTGCCGATCCGGCGTACTACTCGCTGCGGTTGCCGCTTGGCCTGAGTGTCGCCGATCTGACCCGCCTCGGCTTCGACGTCGGCCATGGCCACGGCTCGCGCCCGGTGCTGGTGGCAACGCCTTCGGAGGCCGATCGCCTGCGGTCGCTGGGCATCACGCTCGGCAAGATCGGCGAGGTCTACCAGCCGATCCCGGCAGGCCGATCCGCTCGAGCTGCTGACGGTACGACCTTCTACGGCGGCTATCACACGCCCGTCGGGCACGAGCAGCACAACGCGGCCGTCGCGAAGGCTTTCCCGAATCTGGTCAGCCTGTTCGACATCGGCGACTCGTGGAAGAAGACGAAAGGCACTGGTGGGCACGACATCCAGGCCCTCTGCATCACCAAGAAGCAGGCCGGCGACTGCGAGCTGAACACCACCGGCAAGAAGCCGAAGTTCATCCTGCACGCGCAGATCCACGCCCGCGAGCTGGCCACGGGTGAGCTGGCCTACCGCTGGATCGACCACCTGGTGAACTCGTATGGCAAGGACGCCGACATCACCGCGCTGGTCGATTCGCGTGAGCTCTGGGTCGTGCCGATGGCCAACCCGGATGGCGTCGACATCGTCGCGTCCAACCCGAGCAAGCCGATTCTCCAGCGCAAGAACGCGAACAACACCCGCGATTGCGGTGTGGGCTCCACCGGCGTCGACCTGAACCGCAACTCGAGCTTCGAGTGGGACGTCAACGAGGGCGGCCCGTGCGACGAGACCAACCCGGGCTCGGGTCCGGCGTCGGAGCCGGAGACGCTGGCCATCCAGGGCCTGGTCAACCGGATCACCCGCGATACCAAGGGTGACGTGGACGAACCGGCGGCGGCTGAGACCAATGCCGTCTTCATCTCCTTGCACAGCTACGGAAACGACATCCTCGCGCCGTGGGGTTATACCAACGACGAGGCGCCGAACCGTCCGGCTTTGGTTGCCTTGGGCAAGAAGATGTCGGCGTTCAACGGTTATCCCGTCACCACGGGCGATGGCGGTGTCGGTTACTTCGCGCCGGGCGCCACGGACGACTGGGCGTACGGCACGCGTGGGCTTCCGGCGTACACCTTTGAGGTTGGTCCGGGTAGTGGCGCGTGCGCGGGATTCCTCCCGTCGTACACGTGTATGGACTCGACCTTCTGGCCGAAGAACAAGGGTGCGTTCATCTACGCGGCGAAGGCGGCCGCCAAACCGTACGGCACGCTGCCCCGCTGA
- a CDS encoding GNAT family N-acetyltransferase, with product MGVRVLGPRDLSAARAVIARDPVINVFVDSLVQSSALDPRRGAEVWGYVDQGELRALCHAGGNLVPVEADDVAIRSFAAYAMRRGRNCFQIVGPARAVQLFWSLVERQWGPPREIRPDQPFMVIDGPPLMTPDPRVRRVEPVELPALYPACVAMYTEEVGVPPQTGPDGTFYRSRVAELIRTGRAFAWIEDDQVVFKAEVGAVGTGVCQIQGVWVEPSRRGQGIAAPAMAAVVELARTIAPVVTLYVNAFNTPARAAYERVGFRTIETFATVLF from the coding sequence GTGGGTGTTCGGGTACTCGGTCCTCGCGACCTCTCAGCCGCCAGGGCCGTCATCGCCCGGGACCCGGTGATCAACGTCTTCGTGGACAGCCTGGTGCAGTCGTCGGCGCTCGATCCACGCCGCGGCGCCGAGGTCTGGGGGTACGTCGACCAGGGCGAACTGCGGGCGCTCTGCCATGCCGGTGGCAATCTCGTCCCGGTCGAGGCGGATGACGTCGCCATCCGCTCGTTCGCGGCGTATGCGATGAGGCGCGGGCGGAACTGCTTCCAGATCGTCGGACCGGCTCGTGCCGTCCAGTTGTTCTGGTCGCTGGTCGAGCGGCAGTGGGGACCGCCGCGGGAGATCCGGCCGGACCAGCCGTTCATGGTGATCGACGGTCCGCCGCTGATGACACCCGATCCGCGTGTGCGCCGGGTCGAACCGGTCGAGTTGCCCGCGCTTTACCCGGCCTGTGTCGCGATGTACACCGAGGAGGTCGGCGTACCACCGCAGACCGGGCCCGACGGAACGTTCTACCGGTCGCGCGTGGCGGAGTTGATCCGCACCGGCCGGGCGTTCGCCTGGATCGAGGACGATCAGGTCGTCTTCAAGGCCGAGGTCGGCGCCGTCGGCACAGGCGTCTGCCAGATCCAGGGTGTCTGGGTCGAACCATCCCGCCGAGGCCAGGGCATCGCGGCGCCCGCTATGGCCGCGGTGGTCGAACTCGCTCGTACGATCGCCCCGGTCGTCACCTTGTACGTGAACGCCTTCAACACCCCGGCTCGCGCCGCCTACGAGCGCGTTGGTTTCCGCACTATCGAGACGTTCGCGACCGTCCTCTTTTAG
- a CDS encoding MFS transporter, which translates to MRLRDDPDFRRYWLARVLSVTGSMVTYVAMPVLVYRLSGSPFLTALVTALEAAPYLLFGLLAGALSDRWNRRRVMVSADLINAIVVGSVPLAHVLGVLTVAHVLVAAFLVQLVFTFFDGANFGALPVLVGRERVGEANAAVWSVSSLLELVIPAAAGVVLAVLHPASLLALDALSFVASALAIRGIARAMSLPRDGQLPLRPKVLYRDIAAGLRFLVRHGGVRSMTVVGTLQSFGGGGFMALWVVWCDRVLGIGTSGLRFGLVYGSWGIGGLIASVSLPRLLKRMPPARITLYAIPASAVMGVATVYAPTWQLAAIALLCWGSAYVLVIVNSISYRQQVTPEDLLGRVNTAGRMLSWGVGWTAGATLGGVAGGLLGVRPAMAVMAAVGFVAAAFAWLSPLRAIAADARTADLSR; encoded by the coding sequence GTGAGGCTTCGCGACGATCCGGACTTTCGGCGGTATTGGTTGGCTCGGGTGTTGTCGGTGACCGGGTCGATGGTGACGTACGTGGCGATGCCGGTGCTGGTTTACCGGTTGAGCGGTTCGCCGTTCCTGACGGCACTCGTGACGGCGTTGGAGGCCGCGCCGTACCTGCTCTTCGGTCTTCTCGCCGGGGCGTTGTCCGATCGGTGGAACCGCCGCCGCGTGATGGTCTCGGCTGACCTGATCAACGCCATCGTGGTCGGGTCCGTGCCACTCGCGCACGTCCTCGGCGTACTGACCGTCGCGCATGTGCTGGTGGCCGCGTTTCTGGTTCAACTGGTCTTCACGTTCTTCGATGGCGCCAACTTCGGTGCGTTGCCGGTCCTGGTCGGGCGGGAGCGCGTCGGCGAGGCGAATGCCGCGGTGTGGTCGGTGTCGAGTCTGCTCGAGCTGGTCATCCCGGCGGCCGCGGGCGTCGTATTGGCCGTGCTGCATCCGGCTTCGCTGCTGGCGCTCGACGCGTTGAGCTTCGTCGCGTCGGCGCTGGCGATTCGCGGTATCGCTCGCGCGATGTCGCTGCCGCGTGACGGGCAGTTGCCGCTGCGGCCGAAGGTGCTCTACCGGGATATCGCGGCCGGGCTGCGCTTCCTTGTACGGCACGGCGGGGTGCGGAGCATGACGGTGGTCGGCACGCTGCAGTCGTTCGGTGGCGGTGGGTTCATGGCGTTGTGGGTGGTGTGGTGCGACCGCGTGCTCGGCATCGGGACGTCGGGCCTGCGCTTCGGTCTCGTGTACGGCTCCTGGGGGATAGGCGGCCTGATCGCGTCGGTCAGTCTGCCCCGCCTGCTCAAGCGGATGCCGCCCGCGCGGATCACCCTGTACGCCATCCCCGCATCGGCGGTCATGGGCGTCGCGACGGTCTACGCGCCGACTTGGCAACTGGCCGCGATCGCGTTGCTGTGCTGGGGTTCGGCGTACGTGCTGGTCATCGTCAACTCCATCTCGTACCGCCAGCAGGTGACGCCCGAGGACCTGCTCGGCCGGGTCAACACCGCCGGCCGGATGCTCTCGTGGGGCGTCGGCTGGACCGCGGGCGCGACGCTCGGGGGAGTGGCCGGCGGGCTGCTCGGCGTCCGGCCCGCGATGGCCGTCATGGCGGCCGTCGGGTTCGTGGCGGCGGCCTTCGCCTGGTTGTCGCCGTTGCGCGCGATCGCGGCCGACGCGCGTACAGCGGATTTGAGCCGATAG
- a CDS encoding VOC family protein produces MTNGIVVRPLRFSADVEAMRRFLELLGLRSRIESERGGWIDMVAGAGMVALHDSATSDTGASAGETTLSFEADDVDELAERLRAEGHDDATVWDEAYGRVLRVDGPGGVSVWVDERSDDLYGYRLHKAEPDDRWSVRPLLATDDADGWRELLHHLDAGLVEIAPGPYDVQLGFGTTEELDVVAARLADAGFAVEPGDGRFVVRDPDGCLVRVLG; encoded by the coding sequence ATGACGAACGGGATCGTGGTGCGGCCGTTGCGGTTCAGCGCGGACGTCGAGGCGATGCGCCGGTTCCTCGAGTTGCTCGGTCTGCGTTCGCGGATCGAGTCCGAGCGCGGCGGCTGGATCGACATGGTCGCGGGCGCCGGCATGGTCGCGCTGCACGACTCCGCGACGAGCGACACGGGTGCAAGCGCTGGCGAGACCACGCTCTCGTTCGAGGCCGATGACGTCGACGAGCTCGCGGAGCGACTTCGCGCCGAAGGCCATGACGACGCGACGGTTTGGGACGAGGCGTACGGCCGGGTGCTCCGCGTCGACGGGCCCGGCGGCGTCAGCGTGTGGGTGGACGAGCGGAGCGACGACCTCTACGGATATCGCTTGCACAAGGCCGAGCCCGACGACCGCTGGTCCGTGCGGCCGCTGCTTGCAACCGACGACGCCGACGGCTGGCGCGAGCTCTTGCACCACCTTGATGCCGGCCTGGTTGAGATCGCGCCCGGCCCGTACGACGTACAGCTTGGGTTTGGTACGACGGAGGAGCTCGACGTCGTTGCCGCGAGGTTGGCTGACGCGGGGTTCGCGGTCGAGCCGGGGGACGGGCGGTTCGTCGTACGGGATCCTGACGGGTGCCTTGTGAGAGTGCTCGGGTGA
- a CDS encoding CopG family transcriptional regulator: MSEAAAKKAQFNVYLPPALIRRVKHKAIDDGGSLSALVERALEDYLKRNGEARG; this comes from the coding sequence ATGAGCGAGGCGGCTGCCAAGAAGGCGCAGTTCAATGTGTATTTGCCGCCGGCGTTGATCCGCCGGGTGAAGCACAAGGCGATCGATGACGGCGGGAGTCTGTCCGCGTTGGTCGAGCGCGCGCTCGAGGACTACCTGAAGCGGAACGGGGAGGCGCGGGGATGA
- the trxA gene encoding thioredoxin: MSELRDVDESTFTELVLAADKPVLVDFWAEWCGPCHQLARVLGEIADERADGLTVVKMNADENPVTASNHRVMALPTMILFDRGEPVWTTVGARPKARLLGDLDKAIADLPVHA, translated from the coding sequence ATGTCCGAACTGCGCGACGTCGATGAGAGCACCTTCACTGAGCTCGTACTGGCCGCCGACAAGCCGGTGCTGGTCGACTTCTGGGCCGAGTGGTGCGGGCCGTGCCACCAGCTCGCCCGGGTGCTGGGTGAGATCGCGGACGAGCGGGCCGACGGCCTGACGGTCGTGAAGATGAACGCCGACGAGAACCCGGTCACGGCGTCGAACCACCGGGTGATGGCGTTGCCGACGATGATCCTGTTCGACCGGGGCGAGCCGGTCTGGACGACGGTTGGCGCGCGTCCTAAGGCCCGGTTGCTGGGCGACCTCGACAAGGCGATCGCCGACTTGCCCGTGCACGCCTGA
- a CDS encoding MerR family transcriptional regulator: MRISDLAARAGVTVKAVRYYESQGLLKPEREANGYRTYGDHDVVVVREVKALLSLGLTAEQTYPFIECLRAGNDRADVCPASLTAYRTRIAEVDARIAELSDLRAKLTELLADAESWRKRGSGVPTMETRN, encoded by the coding sequence ATGCGCATCAGCGATCTGGCGGCTCGGGCCGGTGTCACGGTCAAGGCGGTGCGGTATTACGAGTCGCAGGGGTTGCTCAAGCCCGAGCGCGAGGCCAATGGCTACCGGACGTACGGCGACCACGATGTCGTCGTCGTACGGGAGGTCAAGGCCTTGCTGTCGCTCGGGTTGACCGCTGAGCAGACGTACCCGTTCATCGAATGCCTGCGTGCGGGCAACGACCGGGCCGACGTCTGCCCGGCATCGCTGACGGCGTACCGGACCCGGATCGCCGAGGTGGACGCGCGGATCGCGGAGTTGAGCGATCTGCGCGCCAAGCTGACCGAGCTCCTCGCCGATGCCGAGAGCTGGCGCAAACGCGGCTCCGGCGTACCGACGATGGAAACGAGGAACTGA
- a CDS encoding nucleosidase gives MTNYLIVAALPAEVKYLPEHLPVVLTGVGKTAAAVITAQALAERDREGLVVVNLGSTGALRDGLDGIYLPSSVINHDINAEAVRAIGLDPDETLKVDGGDGTVLASGDVFVTDPVVRARLAERAHLVDMEAYGVAYACRQYDVPLRLVKHVSDNADEAAADWPTLVDRSARALGEWAHANLT, from the coding sequence TTGACCAATTACCTGATCGTTGCCGCGTTGCCGGCTGAGGTTAAGTACTTGCCCGAGCATCTGCCCGTTGTCCTTACCGGTGTCGGTAAGACGGCCGCGGCCGTGATCACTGCGCAGGCGTTGGCGGAGCGGGATCGCGAGGGTCTGGTGGTCGTCAACCTCGGGAGTACGGGCGCGTTGCGCGATGGGCTGGACGGGATTTATCTGCCGAGCAGCGTGATCAACCACGACATCAACGCGGAGGCGGTTCGCGCGATTGGGCTGGACCCGGACGAAACGCTCAAGGTTGATGGGGGAGACGGGACGGTTCTGGCCAGTGGCGACGTCTTTGTCACCGACCCGGTTGTGCGCGCGCGTTTGGCCGAGCGCGCGCATCTCGTCGACATGGAGGCGTACGGCGTTGCGTATGCCTGCCGCCAGTACGACGTACCCCTGCGGCTGGTGAAGCACGTCTCCGACAACGCCGACGAGGCCGCCGCGGACTGGCCGACCCTCGTCGATCGCAGTGCCCGGGCCCTCGGCGAATGGGCGCACGCCAACCTCACCTGA
- the ispG gene encoding flavodoxin-dependent (E)-4-hydroxy-3-methylbut-2-enyl-diphosphate synthase, with translation MTINLGMPPLPPPVLAPRRKTRQIKVGKVLVGGDARISVQSMTTTLTSDVNTTLQQIAELTAAGCDIVRVACPSQDDADALPEIAQHSQIPVIADIHFQPKYVFAAIEAGCAAVRVNPGNIRKFDDQIKEIAAAAKDHGTSIRIGVNAGSLDPRLLEKYGKATPEALVESAVWEASLFEEHDFHDFKISVKHNDPVVMVKAYEMLSERGDWPLHLGVTEAGPAFQGTIKSAVAFGSLLSRGIGDTIRVSLSAPPVEEVKVGLQILQSLNLRERKLEIVSCPSCGRAQVDVYTLAEQVTAGLEGMEVPLRVAVMGCVVNGPGEAREADLGVASGNGKGQIFVKGEVIKTVPESKIVETLIEEAMRIAEEMGDAGEGLTGEPTVTVS, from the coding sequence ATGACCATCAATCTCGGCATGCCCCCGTTGCCTCCGCCTGTCCTGGCTCCGCGCCGCAAGACCCGGCAGATCAAGGTCGGCAAGGTGCTGGTCGGTGGTGACGCGCGGATCTCGGTGCAGTCGATGACCACCACGCTGACCTCGGACGTCAACACGACCCTGCAGCAGATCGCGGAGCTGACCGCCGCCGGTTGCGACATCGTGCGAGTGGCCTGCCCGTCCCAGGACGACGCGGACGCGCTGCCGGAGATCGCGCAGCACTCGCAGATCCCGGTCATCGCGGACATCCACTTCCAGCCGAAGTACGTCTTCGCCGCGATCGAGGCGGGCTGCGCGGCCGTCCGGGTCAACCCGGGCAACATCCGCAAGTTCGACGACCAGATCAAGGAGATCGCCGCCGCCGCGAAGGACCACGGCACGTCGATCCGGATCGGCGTCAACGCCGGTTCGCTGGATCCGCGCCTGCTGGAGAAGTACGGCAAGGCCACGCCGGAGGCTCTGGTCGAGTCGGCCGTCTGGGAGGCCTCGCTGTTCGAGGAGCACGACTTCCACGACTTCAAGATCTCCGTGAAGCACAACGACCCGGTGGTCATGGTCAAGGCGTACGAGATGCTCTCCGAGCGGGGTGACTGGCCGTTGCACCTCGGTGTGACCGAGGCCGGGCCGGCATTCCAGGGCACGATCAAGTCGGCCGTCGCGTTCGGATCGCTGCTGTCGCGCGGTATCGGCGACACCATCCGCGTCTCGCTGTCGGCCCCGCCGGTCGAGGAGGTCAAGGTCGGCCTGCAGATCCTGCAGTCGCTGAACCTGCGCGAGCGCAAGCTCGAGATCGTCTCCTGCCCGTCGTGTGGTCGCGCCCAGGTGGACGTCTACACCCTGGCCGAGCAGGTCACCGCCGGCCTCGAGGGCATGGAGGTGCCGCTGCGCGTGGCCGTCATGGGCTGCGTCGTCAACGGACCGGGCGAGGCCCGCGAAGCCGATCTCGGTGTCGCCTCGGGCAACGGCAAGGGCCAGATCTTCGTCAAGGGCGAGGTGATCAAGACCGTGCCCGAGTCGAAGATCGTCGAGACCCTGATCGAAGAGGCGATGCGCATCGCCGAAGAAATGGGCGACGCCGGCGAAGGCCTAACCGGCGAACCCACCGTCACAGTCAGCTGA